A stretch of the Gracilinanus agilis isolate LMUSP501 chromosome 4, AgileGrace, whole genome shotgun sequence genome encodes the following:
- the UROD gene encoding uroporphyrinogen decarboxylase isoform X2 — MEETGLSSSHSSPRSNSQSPDPSPGGDRHQTFPKLQNDTFLRAAWGEATDYTPVWCMRQAGRYLKEFQETRAGQDFFITCRSPETCCELTLQPLRRFPLDAAIIFSDILVVPQAMGMQVAMVPGKGPSFSSPLREEQDLDRLQAPVDVDKELGYVFQAITLTRHQLAGRVPLIGFAGAPWTLMSYMVEGGGSNTMAQAKRWLYQWPEASHRLLGLLTDVLVPYLVGQVAAGAQALQLFESHAGHLGPELFSEFALPYIRDVAKRVKVGLQEAGLEPVPLIIFAKDAHYALEALAKSGYEVVGIDWKVNPALARERVGKTVTLQGNLDPCALYASKEEIGRVVEQMLAAFGPQRHIANLGHGLYPDMDPAHVGAFVEAVHRHSRLLRSK; from the exons ATGGAGGAGACTGGACTGAG CAGCAGCCACAGTAGCCCCAGGAGCAATAGCCAGAGTCCTGATCCTAGCCCAGGTGGGGACCGCCACCAGACCTTCCCCAAGCTGCAAAATGACACTTTTCTGCGGGCAGCCTGGGGGGAGGCCACGGACTATACACCTGTGTGGTGCATGCGCCAGGCAGGCCGATACCTGAAAG agTTCCAGGAGACCCGGGCTGGCCAGGACTTCTTCATCACCTGTCGCTCTCCAGAGACCTGCTGCGAACTGACCCTGCAG CCTCTTCGACGCTTCCCCCTCGATGCTGCCATCATCTTCTCTGACATCCTGGTGGTGCCCCAG GCTATGGGCATGCAGGTAGCTATGGTGCCCGGCAAAGGGCCGAGCTTCTCATCACCCTTAAGGGAAGAGCAGGACCTGGACCGCCTCCAGGCCCCTGTGGATGTGGACAAGGAGCTGGGCTACGTGTTCCAGGCCATCACCCTGACCCGTCACCAGCTGGCTGGGCGGGTACCTCTCATTGGCTTTGCCGGGGCCCCGTGGACACTGATGTCCTACATGGTAGAGGGGGGCGGCTCGAACACCATGGCCCAGGCCAAGCGCTGGCTGTACCAGTGGCCCGAGGCCAGCCACCGCCTGCTGGGTCTCCTGACTGACGTCCTCGTCCCCTACCTTGTGGGCCAGGTGGCCGCAGGGGCCCAG GCCCTGCAGCTGTTTGAGTCTCATGCTGGGCACCTGGGTCCTGAACTCTTCTCGGAGTTCGCGCTGCCCTACATCCGTGATGTGGCCAAGAGGGTCAAGGTTGGGCTTCAGGAGGCGGGCCTGGAGCCAGTGCCCTTG ATCATCTTTGCTAAGGATGCACACTACGCCTTGGAAGCGTTGGCCAAGTCTGGGTACGAAGTGGTTGGAATTGACTGGAAGGTGAACCCTGCCCTGGCCCG GGAACGTGTGGGAAAGACTGTGACCCTCCAGGGCAATCTGGACCCCTGTGCCCTCTACGCCTCCAAG GAGGAGATTGGGCGAGTGGTGGAGCAGATGCTGGCTGCCTTCGGGCCCCAGCGGCATATTGCCAACCTTGGCCACGGGCTCTACCCGGATATGGATCCTGCTCATGTTGGAGCCTTCGTGGAGGCTGTGCACCGGCACTCTCGCCTGCTGCGGAGCAAATGA
- the HECTD3 gene encoding E3 ubiquitin-protein ligase HECTD3 → MAGGSAGESPHGLLGRVRFLQEAARCLRTARPLPRPLAFVPLEVRYKLCKDPVGPGPPRCVLPVWAAPGSTARRAGRDSPGSIEVPRGGCVRATGEELCNSHGLWIKLTKEQLVELGCSCDLPEGWLLACKNAEGGDRLVPVASTDCLQRQQQLFGVDYRPVARWEQVVDLTYSLRLGARPQPAKEDAEAVQRLLYVPPTWTYECDEDLVHFLYDHVGKEDENLGSVKQYVESIDVSSYTVRVAAACLAHGKAPGLPSSGXAPGSAWRARTPPHPGPPTRKLLLTVDTTDDNFMPKRVVVYGGEGDNLKKLSDVAIDETLIGDVCVLEDMTAHLPIVEIRIVECRDDGIDVRLRGVKIKSSRQRDLGLSADMFQPASLVRYPRLEGTAPEVLYRRAVLLQRFIKVLDSVLHHLVPAWDYSLGTFSDIKQVKQFLLLSRRRPALVSQCLRDSETGKPSIMPRLYINRRLAMEHRDCPARDTSCKNAVFTQVYEGLKPSDKYEKPLDYRWPLRYDQWWECKFIAEGIIDQGGGFRDSLADMSEELCPSSADTPVPLPFFVRTANQGNGTGEARDMYVPNPSCREFAKYEWIGQLMGAALRGKEFLVLALPGFVWKQLSGEEVSWSKDFSAVDSVLVKLLEVMEVMDKETFEFKFGQELTYTTVLSDQRMVELLPGGAATAVRYEDRGRFIQLVQKARLEESKEQVAAMQTGLLKVVPQAVLDLLTWQELEKKVCGDPEVTVDALRKLTRFEDFEPSDTRVQYFWEALNNFTNEDRSRFLRFVTGRSRLPARIYIYPDKLGSETTDALPESSTCSSTLFLPHYVSAKVCEEKLRYAAYNCVAIDTDMSPWEE, encoded by the exons ATGGCTGGGGGCTCCGCAGGTGAGTCCCCGCACGGGCTACTGGGCCGGGTGCGCTTCCTGCAGGAGGCGGCCCGCTGCCTCCGCACCGCTCGTCCGTTGCCGAGGCCGCTGGCCTTCGTACCCCTGGAGGTCCGCTACAAACTGTGCAAAGACCCCGTGGGCCCCGGGCCTCCTCGCTGCGTGTTGCCCGTCTGGGCGGCGCCAGGGTCCACCGCTAGGCGTGCCGGGCGCGACAGCCCGGGCAGCATCGAGGTGCCTCGCGGGGGCTGCGTGCGGGCTACGGGCGAGGAGCTGTGCAACAGCCACGGGCTCTGGATCAAGCTCACCAAG GAGCAGCTGGTGGAGCTCGGATGCAGCTGCGACCTCCCTGAAGGCTGGCTCCTGGCCTGCAAAAACGCCGAAGGCGGCGACCGCCTGGTGCCCGTGGCCTCCACCGACTGCCtgcagaggcagcagcagctctTCGGGGTGGACTACAGGCCCGTGGCCAG GTGGGAGCAGGTGGTGGACCTGACGTACTCCCTGCGCCTGGGCGCGCGGCCTCAGCCTGCGAAGGAGGATGCCGAGGCGGTGCAGAGGCTGCT GTACGTGCCGCCAACGTGGACGTACGAGTGCGACGAGGACCTGGTGCACTTCCTGTACGACCACGTGGGCAAGGAGGACGAGAATCTGGGCAGCGTGAAGCAGTATGTGGAGAGCATCGACGTGTCTTCCTACACGGTGAGGGTTGCGGCTGCctgcctggcacatggcaagGCCCCAGGCCT CCCCAGCAGTGGGAGNGCTCCAGGGTCTGCCTGGCGGGCACGGACCCCCCCTCACCCCGGGCCTCCCACCAGGAAGCTGCTGCTCACGGTGGACACGACGGACGACAACTTCATGCCCAAGCGCGTGGTGGTGTACGGCGGGGAGGGGGACAACCTGAAGAAACTGAGCGACGTGGCCATCGACGA GACGCTCATCGGGGACGTCTGCGTGCTGGAGGACATGACCGCCCACCTCCCCATCGTGGAGATCCGCATCGTGGAGTGCCGAG ATGATGGCATCGACGTCCGCCTTCGAGGAGTCAAGATCAAGTCCTCCCGGCAGCGCGACCTGGGGCTGAGCGCCGACATGTTCCAGCCCGCCAGCCTGGTGCGCTACCCGCGTCTGGAGGGCACGGCGCCCGAGGTCCTGTACCGCCGGGCCGTGCTCCTGCAGAG GTTCATCAAGGTCCTCGACAGCGTCCTGCATCACCTCGTGCCCGCCTGGGATTACAGTCTGGGCACCTTCAGTGACATCAAG CAAGTCAAGCAGTTCCTGCTGCTGTCTCGCCGGCGCCCAGCCCTCGTGTCCCAGTGTCTGCGCGACTCTGAGACCGGCAAGCCCAGCATCATGCCCCGTCTGTACATCAACCGCCGGCTGGCCATGGAGCACCGTGACTGCCCGGCCCGAGACACCAGCTGCAAGAACGCCGTCTTCACCCAG gtaTATGAGGGCCTCAAACCGTCTGACAAATACGAGAAGCCGCTGGACTACAG GTGGCCCCTGCGCTATGACCAGTGGTGGGAGTGCAAGTTTATCGCCGAAGGCATCATTGACCAAG GGGGAGGTTTCCGGGACAGCCTGGCCGACATGTCGGAGGAGCTGTGTCCCAGTTCGGCCGACACTCCCGTCCCCTTGCCCTTCTTCGTCCGCACGGCCAATCAG GGCAACGGTACCGGCGAGGCCCGGGACATGTACGTCCCCAACCCCTCCTGCCGAGAGTTCGCCAAGTACGAATGGATCGGGCAGCTGATGGGGGCTGCCCTGCGGGGCAAAGAGTTCTTG GTGCTGGCGCTGCCCGGCTTCGTGTGGAAGCAGCTGTCGGGGGAGGAGGTGAGCTGGAGCAAAGATTTCTCCGCTGTGGACTCTGTGCTG GTGAAGCTCTTGGAGGTGATGGAGGTGATGGACAAGGAGACGTTTGAATTCAAGTTTGGGCAGGAGCTGACGTACACCACGGTGCTCAGTGACCAGCGCATGGTGGAGCTCTTGCCCGGCGGGGCAGCCACGGCCGTGCGTTATGAGGACCGCGGACGCTTCATCCAGCTGGTGCAGAAGGCCAGGCTGGAGGAGAGCAAGGAGCAG gTGGCTGCCATGCAGACGGGGCTCCTGAAGGTGGTGCCCCAAGCGGTGTTAGACCTGCTGACCTGGCAGGAGTTGGAGAAGAAGGTGTGTGGGGACCCCGAAGTCACGGTGGACGCCCTCCGTAAGCTGA CCCGGTTTGAGGACTTTGAGCCATCGGACACCCGCGTGCAGTATTTCTGGGAGGCCCTCAACAACTTCACAAATG AGGACCGGAGCCGCTTTCTCCGCTTTGTCACCGGCCGGAGTCGCCTGCCCGCCCGAATCTACATCTACCCGGACAAGCTGGG CTCAGAAACGACTGATGCCCTGCCAGAGTCTTCCACCTGTTCGAGCACCCTCTTCCTGCCCCATTATGTCAG TGCCAAGGTGTGTGAGGAGAAGTTGAGGTATGCTGCCTACAACTGTGTAGCCATCGACACAGACATGAGCCCCTGGGAAGAGTGA
- the UROD gene encoding uroporphyrinogen decarboxylase isoform X1: protein MEETGLSSHSSPRSNSQSPDPSPGGDRHQTFPKLQNDTFLRAAWGEATDYTPVWCMRQAGRYLKEFQETRAGQDFFITCRSPETCCELTLQPLRRFPLDAAIIFSDILVVPQAMGMQVAMVPGKGPSFSSPLREEQDLDRLQAPVDVDKELGYVFQAITLTRHQLAGRVPLIGFAGAPWTLMSYMVEGGGSNTMAQAKRWLYQWPEASHRLLGLLTDVLVPYLVGQVAAGAQALQLFESHAGHLGPELFSEFALPYIRDVAKRVKVGLQEAGLEPVPLIIFAKDAHYALEALAKSGYEVVGIDWKVNPALARERVGKTVTLQGNLDPCALYASKEEIGRVVEQMLAAFGPQRHIANLGHGLYPDMDPAHVGAFVEAVHRHSRLLRSK from the exons ATGGAGGAGACTGGACTGAG CAGCCACAGTAGCCCCAGGAGCAATAGCCAGAGTCCTGATCCTAGCCCAGGTGGGGACCGCCACCAGACCTTCCCCAAGCTGCAAAATGACACTTTTCTGCGGGCAGCCTGGGGGGAGGCCACGGACTATACACCTGTGTGGTGCATGCGCCAGGCAGGCCGATACCTGAAAG agTTCCAGGAGACCCGGGCTGGCCAGGACTTCTTCATCACCTGTCGCTCTCCAGAGACCTGCTGCGAACTGACCCTGCAG CCTCTTCGACGCTTCCCCCTCGATGCTGCCATCATCTTCTCTGACATCCTGGTGGTGCCCCAG GCTATGGGCATGCAGGTAGCTATGGTGCCCGGCAAAGGGCCGAGCTTCTCATCACCCTTAAGGGAAGAGCAGGACCTGGACCGCCTCCAGGCCCCTGTGGATGTGGACAAGGAGCTGGGCTACGTGTTCCAGGCCATCACCCTGACCCGTCACCAGCTGGCTGGGCGGGTACCTCTCATTGGCTTTGCCGGGGCCCCGTGGACACTGATGTCCTACATGGTAGAGGGGGGCGGCTCGAACACCATGGCCCAGGCCAAGCGCTGGCTGTACCAGTGGCCCGAGGCCAGCCACCGCCTGCTGGGTCTCCTGACTGACGTCCTCGTCCCCTACCTTGTGGGCCAGGTGGCCGCAGGGGCCCAG GCCCTGCAGCTGTTTGAGTCTCATGCTGGGCACCTGGGTCCTGAACTCTTCTCGGAGTTCGCGCTGCCCTACATCCGTGATGTGGCCAAGAGGGTCAAGGTTGGGCTTCAGGAGGCGGGCCTGGAGCCAGTGCCCTTG ATCATCTTTGCTAAGGATGCACACTACGCCTTGGAAGCGTTGGCCAAGTCTGGGTACGAAGTGGTTGGAATTGACTGGAAGGTGAACCCTGCCCTGGCCCG GGAACGTGTGGGAAAGACTGTGACCCTCCAGGGCAATCTGGACCCCTGTGCCCTCTACGCCTCCAAG GAGGAGATTGGGCGAGTGGTGGAGCAGATGCTGGCTGCCTTCGGGCCCCAGCGGCATATTGCCAACCTTGGCCACGGGCTCTACCCGGATATGGATCCTGCTCATGTTGGAGCCTTCGTGGAGGCTGTGCACCGGCACTCTCGCCTGCTGCGGAGCAAATGA